The following proteins are encoded in a genomic region of uncultured Vibrio sp.:
- the dprA gene encoding DNA-processing protein DprA yields the protein MKPLNDNDLIAWLKLSCLPGIGGVRLNQLLAKDTPRNIINASHEYLQLLGLSQKQLQAWTSVDKDVEACLAWQALASNHYILTLDDPLYPPLLKQMVAPPPLLFVQGDPSCLALPQIAMVGSRNASVDGLQHARHFAADFVRHELIVTSGLALGIDGHAHDGALQAGGKTIAVLGSGLAHIYPARHRGLAQRVAENGALISEFRPNAKPRAEHFPRRNRIISGLSLGVLVVEAAEKSGSLITARYALEQGREVFALPTSINAQNASGGNHLIRNGACLVEKTKDVLDEIQSLLDWSVNQTLDLFSTLNDEEELPFPQLLANVGSEATPVDILANRTNIPVQEVMMQLLELELSGHVVAISGGYIRKGRG from the coding sequence ATGAAACCACTCAATGATAATGACCTCATTGCCTGGTTAAAGCTGAGTTGCTTGCCTGGCATTGGCGGGGTCAGACTGAATCAGTTACTTGCCAAAGATACACCTCGAAACATCATCAACGCCTCTCATGAATACTTACAGCTGCTTGGTTTAAGTCAGAAGCAGCTTCAGGCGTGGACGTCGGTCGATAAAGACGTTGAAGCTTGCCTCGCCTGGCAAGCGCTCGCGTCGAATCACTATATTCTGACTCTAGATGATCCCCTTTATCCACCGTTACTAAAACAGATGGTCGCACCGCCACCGCTGTTGTTTGTTCAAGGTGACCCAAGCTGCTTAGCGCTGCCTCAGATCGCCATGGTGGGGAGTCGTAATGCCAGTGTTGATGGATTACAGCATGCTCGTCATTTTGCAGCTGACTTTGTTCGCCATGAGCTCATCGTGACCAGTGGATTAGCGCTCGGAATTGATGGACATGCGCATGATGGCGCGCTGCAAGCGGGTGGTAAGACGATTGCAGTACTTGGATCCGGCTTAGCGCATATTTATCCGGCTCGGCATCGTGGTCTGGCACAGCGTGTGGCGGAGAATGGTGCACTGATCTCTGAATTTCGCCCCAATGCGAAACCAAGAGCAGAGCACTTTCCACGTAGAAACCGAATTATTAGTGGGCTGTCTTTGGGAGTATTGGTCGTTGAAGCTGCAGAGAAAAGCGGTTCTCTGATCACGGCGCGTTACGCACTTGAGCAGGGGAGAGAAGTCTTCGCTTTACCCACATCAATTAATGCGCAAAATGCCAGTGGTGGGAATCATTTGATTCGTAATGGTGCTTGCCTCGTAGAAAAAACCAAAGATGTGCTTGATGAAATACAGTCGCTACTTGATTGGTCTGTTAATCAGACCTTAGATTTATTTTCTACGCTAAATGATGAAGAAGAATTGCCATTTCCTCAGCTGTTAGCTAACGTAGGAAGTGAAGCTACACCGGTTGATATTCTTGCAAACAGGACCAATATACCTGTCCAGGAAGTCATGATGCAGCTCTTAGAGCTTGAGCTCTCAGGGCATGTTGTTGCAATTTCAGGTGGCTATATTCGAAAGGGGAGGGGCTAG
- a CDS encoding DUF494 family protein, producing MMMDILMYLFETYIHSDAELQVEQDELEDELLRAGFQQKDIYKALVWLEELAALQQSETSSAISACSASSSTRIYTAKEMQRLDLECRGFLLFLEQINVLTTETREMVIDRVMGLETNEFELEDLKWIILMVLFNVPGNENAYTLMEELLYTKEQGILH from the coding sequence ATGATGATGGATATACTGATGTATCTATTCGAAACCTACATCCATAGCGATGCAGAGTTACAGGTCGAACAAGACGAGTTGGAAGATGAACTGCTTCGTGCAGGTTTCCAGCAAAAAGATATCTACAAAGCCCTTGTCTGGTTAGAAGAGCTTGCCGCGCTGCAGCAAAGTGAAACATCTTCTGCGATATCGGCTTGTAGTGCATCGTCATCGACACGTATTTACACAGCGAAAGAGATGCAGCGTTTGGACTTGGAGTGCCGGGGCTTTTTATTATTCCTTGAGCAAATCAATGTCCTAACAACAGAGACTCGTGAAATGGTCATTGATCGAGTGATGGGACTGGAAACAAACGAATTTGAGCTTGAAGACCTTAAATGGATCATTCTTATGGTGCTGTTTAATGTGCCGGGTAATGAAAACGCTTATACGTTGATGGAAGAGCTGTTATATACCAAGGAACAAGGGATCCTTCACTAA
- a CDS encoding topoisomerase DNA-binding C4 zinc finger domain-containing protein encodes MSSKIDNSLFSAHEHALEHEPCPKCGAELTLKHSKHGPFLGCSQYPSCDYIKALHSNDGHIVKELGVPCPDCGNELVLRQGRYGMFVGCSSYPACHHIESINQPEPEKQSQEQHACPECGKGHLVERKTRFGKTFYACDNYPKCKFAVNLPPVKGRCEACGFTLLVEKKLASGVKLQCANRKCQHTQAK; translated from the coding sequence ATGAGTAGCAAAATCGACAACAGCCTTTTCTCTGCCCATGAACATGCGCTCGAACATGAACCGTGTCCAAAGTGCGGAGCAGAGCTGACTCTTAAGCACAGTAAGCACGGTCCATTCTTGGGCTGTAGCCAGTATCCAAGTTGTGATTACATCAAAGCGCTGCACAGTAATGATGGACACATCGTCAAAGAGCTTGGCGTGCCTTGTCCTGACTGTGGCAATGAGTTGGTGTTGCGCCAGGGACGTTATGGCATGTTTGTCGGGTGCAGCAGTTACCCAGCTTGTCATCATATTGAGTCTATTAACCAGCCCGAACCGGAAAAGCAGTCACAAGAGCAGCATGCTTGTCCTGAATGTGGTAAAGGTCATTTAGTTGAGCGTAAGACACGCTTTGGTAAGACGTTTTACGCCTGTGATAATTACCCAAAGTGTAAGTTTGCTGTGAACTTACCGCCGGTCAAAGGCCGCTGCGAAGCGTGCGGTTTTACATTGCTGGTTGAGAAGAAGCTCGCCAGCGGGGTGAAGTTGCAGTGTGCTAACCGCAAATGTCAGCATACGCAAGCTAAGTAA
- a CDS encoding 5-(carboxyamino)imidazole ribonucleotide synthase, giving the protein MHVLVLGAGQLARMMSLAGAPLNIQISAYDVGSGNIVHPLTQHVLGHGLENAIEQVDVITAEFEHIPHDVLDICEESGKFLPSTEAIKAGGDRRLEKALLDNAGVRNAKYYVIETREDFDRAIEYVGMPMVLKSALGGYDGKGQWRLKEASQVDAIWTEMAECIAATPTQAIVAEEFVPFNCEVSLVGARAKDGSIEVYPLAENVHTDGVLSLSTAIDEPELQAQAKQMFTAVADSLDYVGVLALEFFNVDGTLLVNEIAPRVHNSGHWTQQGAETCQFENHLRAVCGMPLGSTKLVRETSMVNILGEDTLPEAVLAMDGCHIHWYGKEKRAGRKMGHINVCGDYPGELHRRLCALGKVLDAEAFPAVHDFAKQSQA; this is encoded by the coding sequence ATGCACGTACTGGTTCTAGGAGCTGGTCAGTTGGCTCGTATGATGTCTCTGGCTGGTGCACCACTGAATATCCAAATCTCTGCTTACGATGTGGGCAGCGGCAATATCGTTCATCCTCTAACTCAACATGTCCTTGGTCATGGTCTGGAAAATGCCATTGAGCAAGTCGATGTTATCACAGCAGAATTCGAACATATTCCTCACGATGTGCTCGACATCTGTGAAGAGAGTGGAAAGTTCCTTCCGAGTACAGAAGCGATCAAGGCTGGCGGTGACCGTCGTCTTGAAAAAGCCCTACTCGATAATGCTGGCGTGCGTAATGCGAAATACTACGTGATTGAAACACGTGAAGATTTTGATCGCGCGATTGAATACGTTGGTATGCCGATGGTACTGAAAAGTGCATTAGGCGGTTACGATGGTAAAGGTCAATGGCGCTTGAAAGAAGCTTCTCAGGTAGACGCTATCTGGACGGAGATGGCCGAGTGCATCGCAGCAACACCAACCCAAGCTATAGTGGCTGAAGAGTTTGTTCCATTTAACTGTGAAGTATCTTTAGTTGGTGCTCGCGCTAAAGATGGCAGCATTGAAGTTTATCCACTGGCAGAGAACGTGCACACTGATGGTGTACTGAGCCTTTCTACCGCCATTGATGAACCAGAGCTTCAGGCGCAAGCCAAGCAGATGTTTACTGCGGTTGCCGATAGCCTAGATTATGTTGGCGTATTAGCCTTAGAATTCTTCAACGTTGATGGCACGTTATTGGTGAATGAAATCGCTCCTCGCGTTCATAACTCAGGCCACTGGACACAGCAAGGTGCAGAAACCTGTCAGTTTGAAAACCATCTGCGCGCGGTTTGTGGTATGCCACTGGGCAGCACGAAGCTGGTTCGCGAAACCTCAATGGTTAATATTCTCGGTGAAGACACTTTGCCAGAGGCCGTATTAGCGATGGATGGTTGCCATATTCATTGGTATGGCAAAGAGAAACGTGCAGGACGCAAGATGGGCCACATAAATGTGTGTGGCGACTATCCTGGCGAACTGCATCGCAGACTATGTGCGTTAGGCAAAGTACTGGATGCAGAGGCTTTCCCCGCCGTGCATGATTTTGCCAAGCAATCTCAAGCTTAG
- the purE gene encoding 5-(carboxyamino)imidazole ribonucleotide mutase, translated as MKVGIIMGSKSDWPTMKLAANMLDQFGVSYETKVVSAHRTPQLLADYASSAKERGIKVIIAGAGGAAHLPGMAAAFTSLPVLGVPVQSRALKGMDSLLSIVQMPKGIAVGTLAIGEAGAANAGILAAQILGTHDESIMAKVEAFRNEQTETVLANPNPAED; from the coding sequence ATGAAAGTCGGTATCATCATGGGTTCTAAATCAGATTGGCCAACCATGAAACTAGCAGCGAACATGCTGGATCAATTTGGCGTGTCTTACGAAACAAAAGTGGTGTCAGCTCACCGTACTCCTCAACTATTGGCTGATTACGCAAGCAGTGCGAAAGAGCGCGGCATCAAAGTAATCATCGCAGGTGCGGGCGGCGCAGCTCACCTACCAGGTATGGCGGCGGCATTCACGAGCTTGCCAGTACTTGGCGTTCCAGTTCAGTCACGTGCTCTGAAAGGAATGGACTCTCTGCTGTCTATCGTACAAATGCCTAAAGGTATTGCGGTCGGCACATTAGCGATTGGCGAAGCAGGTGCAGCAAACGCAGGTATCCTGGCAGCACAAATTCTGGGTACGCATGATGAAAGTATCATGGCGAAGGTAGAAGCATTCCGCAACGAACAGACGGAAACGGTACTGGCTAACCCAAACCCAGCAGAGGACTAA
- a CDS encoding L-threonylcarbamoyladenylate synthase, protein MDNFEQVLNALQQGEVIAYPTEGVFGVGCDPDNPEAIQKLLELKQRPVEKGLILIAASYDQLLPYIDESQLTQAQLDKVHATWPGPYTWIMPASDKVSNWVSGQFDSIAVRVTDHPLVQKMCNAFGKPLTSTSANLSGLPPCMTTEEVEQQLGDKLVAILRGETSGRDKPSEIRDAKTSQILRQG, encoded by the coding sequence GTGGATAACTTTGAACAGGTGCTCAATGCACTACAGCAAGGCGAAGTGATTGCCTATCCAACAGAAGGTGTTTTTGGCGTCGGGTGTGATCCTGATAATCCAGAGGCAATCCAAAAGCTACTGGAACTAAAACAGCGCCCGGTAGAAAAGGGGCTCATCCTTATTGCTGCCAGCTACGATCAGCTATTACCTTATATTGACGAATCTCAGCTGACGCAAGCGCAGTTAGATAAAGTTCATGCCACCTGGCCTGGTCCTTACACTTGGATCATGCCTGCGAGCGATAAAGTCTCTAATTGGGTTTCAGGACAGTTTGACTCAATTGCAGTTCGTGTGACTGATCATCCTTTGGTGCAAAAGATGTGTAATGCATTCGGAAAGCCGTTAACCTCTACCAGCGCGAATCTTTCAGGCTTGCCGCCGTGTATGACGACGGAAGAGGTTGAGCAGCAGCTGGGTGATAAGCTGGTGGCGATTCTTCGTGGAGAAACCAGCGGTCGTGATAAGCCAAGTGAAATTCGTGACGCCAAAACCTCGCAAATATTAAGACAGGGCTAA
- the hemF gene encoding oxygen-dependent coproporphyrinogen oxidase, translating to MSAIDKHAVKQFLMSLQDSICQQLEQEDGKAVFVEDAWHREPGERLGGGGRSRVLRDGDVFEQGGVNFSHVEGKEMPASATAHRPELAGRRFEAMGVSLVIHPKNPYVPTSHANVRFFIAEKDGEDPIWWFGGGFDLTPFYPFEEDCQSWHDTAKAICAPFGDEVYSDHKAWCDKYFFLPHRNETRGVGGLFFDDLNHWEFDKCFDYIKAVGEGFCQAYLPIVARRKDIEFGEREREFQLYRRGRYVEFNLVYDRGTLFGLQSGGRTESILMSMPPLARWEYSYQPEAGTPEAELYERYLKPRDW from the coding sequence ATGTCAGCAATCGATAAGCATGCCGTAAAGCAGTTCCTGATGTCACTTCAGGATTCCATTTGTCAGCAGTTAGAACAAGAAGATGGAAAGGCCGTCTTTGTCGAAGATGCTTGGCATCGTGAGCCGGGAGAGCGTCTTGGTGGTGGTGGTCGTTCACGTGTTCTGCGTGATGGCGACGTGTTTGAGCAAGGGGGAGTGAACTTCTCTCATGTAGAAGGCAAAGAAATGCCAGCGTCAGCAACAGCGCATCGCCCTGAATTGGCGGGGCGCCGTTTTGAAGCGATGGGAGTGTCTTTGGTTATTCACCCTAAAAACCCGTATGTGCCGACGTCACATGCCAATGTGCGCTTCTTTATCGCAGAAAAAGACGGAGAAGATCCGATTTGGTGGTTTGGTGGTGGCTTCGACTTAACGCCGTTCTATCCTTTCGAAGAAGACTGCCAGTCATGGCACGATACCGCGAAGGCCATCTGTGCCCCATTTGGTGATGAAGTCTATTCGGATCACAAAGCTTGGTGTGACAAGTATTTCTTCCTTCCACATCGAAACGAAACTCGTGGTGTTGGTGGTTTGTTCTTTGATGACTTGAACCATTGGGAGTTCGACAAATGTTTCGATTACATCAAAGCGGTGGGTGAAGGCTTCTGTCAGGCTTACCTGCCCATCGTTGCACGACGTAAAGATATTGAGTTTGGCGAGCGTGAGCGAGAGTTTCAGTTGTATCGTCGTGGCCGTTATGTTGAGTTTAACTTGGTGTACGACCGTGGCACTTTGTTTGGTTTGCAAAGTGGTGGACGTACGGAGTCGATTCTTATGTCAATGCCGCCACTAGCACGCTGGGAATACAGTTATCAGCCTGAAGCTGGGACACCTGAAGCCGAGCTTTACGAGCGATACCTAAAACCACGTGACTGGTAA
- the aroE gene encoding shikimate dehydrogenase: MTQQVDRYAVFGNPIGHSKSPFIHTLFARQTNQSLTYTAECAPVDGFIEAVNVFFAEGGKGCNVTLPFKEQAYQFATRLTERAQLAGAVNTLKKLDDGEIIGDNTDGAGLVQDLLQHQVVLEGARILIIGAGGASRGVILPLLEQRPASLTVTNRTFSKAKELAALFSDYGPVSAKEMSSITQEYDVIINSTSASLSGELPEISSAIFAPNSTSYDMMYGGGDTKFNQWAKEHGAAQAYDGLGMLVGQASESFMLWRGLRPGAKQILRELRKNLEGQ; this comes from the coding sequence ATGACTCAGCAAGTTGATCGCTATGCCGTGTTTGGTAATCCCATCGGGCACAGTAAGTCGCCATTTATTCACACACTCTTTGCTCGCCAAACAAATCAATCACTGACTTACACAGCCGAATGCGCCCCTGTCGATGGATTTATCGAAGCGGTGAACGTATTTTTTGCTGAAGGTGGCAAAGGATGTAATGTCACTTTGCCTTTTAAAGAGCAGGCGTATCAATTTGCTACTCGTTTGACTGAGCGTGCCCAACTTGCCGGAGCAGTGAATACTCTCAAAAAGCTTGATGATGGTGAAATCATTGGTGACAACACCGACGGTGCTGGTCTGGTCCAAGACCTACTGCAGCATCAAGTCGTTCTAGAAGGCGCTCGTATCCTAATCATCGGAGCTGGTGGCGCTTCTCGCGGTGTAATTCTGCCGTTACTTGAGCAAAGGCCTGCTTCATTGACGGTGACCAACCGTACATTTTCTAAAGCTAAAGAATTGGCAGCGCTGTTTTCTGATTACGGGCCTGTGTCAGCGAAAGAGATGAGTAGTATTACGCAAGAATACGACGTCATTATCAACTCAACGTCTGCGTCGCTAAGTGGCGAACTTCCTGAGATATCATCAGCAATATTTGCTCCTAACAGTACAAGCTATGACATGATGTATGGCGGTGGTGATACCAAGTTTAACCAATGGGCTAAAGAACATGGTGCAGCTCAAGCTTATGACGGTTTAGGAATGTTGGTCGGTCAAGCGTCAGAAAGTTTTATGCTGTGGCGTGGTTTGCGTCCTGGCGCCAAACAGATTTTACGTGAGCTTAGAAAAAATCTTGAAGGTCAATAA
- a CDS encoding DUF1488 domain-containing protein codes for MNQSILFPDIQSWDEASQSVNFPAQQSGALIECYVTKQKLSKMSGLDIEDEQEAVEAFLALRFDLEEMAEELIEDEAFNEEGHIVIE; via the coding sequence ATGAATCAATCCATTTTATTCCCAGACATCCAGTCGTGGGATGAAGCATCACAATCTGTAAACTTTCCTGCGCAGCAATCGGGCGCGTTGATTGAATGCTACGTCACGAAACAAAAGCTCTCCAAAATGAGTGGATTGGATATTGAAGACGAGCAAGAAGCTGTAGAAGCATTTTTAGCCTTACGCTTTGATCTGGAAGAAATGGCCGAAGAGCTCATAGAAGATGAAGCCTTCAATGAAGAAGGCCACATTGTAATTGAATAA
- a CDS encoding gamma carbonic anhydrase family protein, with translation MSSIRSYKGIKPQLGERVYVDSTSVLVGDIVIGDDSSVWPLVAARGDVNHIHIGERTNIQDGSVLHVTHKNQENPNGYPLIIGNDVTVGHKVMLHGCEIHDRVLVGMGAIVLDGAVIQSEVMIGAGSLVPPGKVLESGYLYVGSPVKQARPLSEKERAFLQKSSDNYVQNKNDYMNEVEIIG, from the coding sequence ATGAGTTCAATAAGAAGTTATAAAGGTATAAAGCCTCAGCTTGGTGAGCGAGTTTACGTCGATTCAACATCTGTTTTAGTCGGAGACATCGTTATTGGGGATGATTCTAGCGTTTGGCCATTGGTTGCTGCGCGTGGAGATGTCAATCATATCCACATCGGCGAACGAACAAATATCCAAGATGGCAGTGTATTACACGTGACACACAAGAATCAGGAAAACCCAAACGGCTATCCATTAATTATTGGCAATGATGTCACTGTCGGTCACAAAGTCATGCTGCATGGTTGTGAGATTCACGATCGCGTATTAGTAGGTATGGGAGCAATCGTTCTTGATGGTGCAGTTATACAATCTGAAGTGATGATTGGCGCTGGCAGTTTAGTTCCGCCTGGGAAAGTATTAGAAAGTGGCTACCTCTATGTTGGTAGCCCGGTAAAACAAGCACGCCCTCTGTCAGAAAAAGAACGCGCTTTTTTACAAAAGTCTTCAGATAACTACGTCCAGAACAAGAACGACTACATGAATGAAGTCGAAATTATTGGTTAG
- the crcB gene encoding fluoride efflux transporter CrcB — protein sequence MGQLYILGFIAAGGAFGACSRYLISELCVLLLGRGFPYGTLTVNVIGSFVMGLLIAAFENEMLATDPWRQIIGLGFLGALTTFSTFSMDNVLLMQQGAFFKMGLNILLNVTLSISAAWIGFQLMMRN from the coding sequence ATGGGACAACTTTATATTTTAGGTTTTATCGCTGCGGGTGGGGCGTTCGGTGCGTGTTCTCGTTATCTCATTTCTGAGTTGTGTGTACTGCTTCTAGGCCGTGGCTTCCCGTATGGTACGCTAACTGTCAACGTTATCGGTTCTTTTGTTATGGGATTATTGATTGCAGCTTTTGAGAACGAGATGTTGGCCACCGACCCTTGGCGACAAATCATTGGCTTAGGTTTCTTAGGGGCTCTGACGACGTTTTCCACATTCTCGATGGACAATGTTCTACTTATGCAGCAAGGTGCTTTTTTCAAAATGGGCCTTAATATTCTTTTGAATGTGACGCTGAGTATTTCTGCTGCGTGGATTGGCTTCCAATTAATGATGCGTAACTAG
- the thiC gene encoding phosphomethylpyrimidine synthase ThiC: protein MSNRKQARLEAKQFIETLSVQPYPNSNKVYVEGSRPDIRVPMREISLADSLIGGSKDTPIFEPNEPVRVYDTSGVYTDPDYSIDLYSGLPKLREGWIEERNDTEVLQDVSSVYAKERLEDETLDELRYGNLPHIRRAKEGHCVTQLHYARKGIITPEMEYIALRENMGRAQYRDEVLTQQHPGQSFGANLPKDITAEFVRKEVAEGRAIIPSNINHPESEPMIIGRNFLVKVNANIGNSSVTSSIEEEVEKLVWATRWGGDTVMDLSTGRNIHETREWILRNSPVPIGTVPMYQALEKVNGIAENLNWEVMRDTLIEQAEQGVDYFTIHAGLLLRYVPMTAKRVTGIVSRGGSIIAKWCLAHHQESFLYTHFREICEICAKYDVALSLGDGLRPGSVADANDEAQFAELRTLGELTKIAWEYDVQVIIEGPGHIPMHMIKENMDQQLEHCHEAPFYTLGPLTTDIAPGYDHITSGIGAAMIGWYGCAMLCYVTPKEHLGLPNKEDVKTGMITYKLAAHAADLAKGHPGAQVRDNALSKARFEFRWEDQFNLSLDPDTARSFHDETLPQESGKVAHFCSMCGPKFCSMKISQEVREYAKDTEQVAADQAISIKMLDDPLEGMRQKSEEFRATGSELYHPAVHAEVDE from the coding sequence ATGTCGAATCGCAAGCAAGCGAGACTGGAAGCAAAACAGTTTATTGAAACTCTCTCGGTACAGCCGTACCCAAATTCAAATAAAGTCTATGTCGAGGGTTCACGCCCGGATATTCGTGTCCCGATGCGTGAGATCTCTCTAGCCGATAGTCTCATTGGTGGTAGCAAAGACACTCCTATTTTTGAGCCAAATGAGCCGGTACGTGTTTATGACACTTCAGGTGTATATACTGACCCAGATTACTCTATCGACCTTTACAGTGGTTTACCGAAGCTTAGAGAGGGGTGGATTGAAGAGCGAAATGACACAGAAGTTCTTCAAGATGTCAGCTCTGTTTACGCAAAAGAGCGTTTGGAAGATGAAACGTTGGACGAGCTGCGTTATGGCAACCTTCCTCACATCCGACGAGCTAAAGAAGGGCATTGTGTCACTCAGCTTCACTATGCACGTAAAGGGATTATCACTCCAGAAATGGAATACATCGCACTGCGTGAGAATATGGGGCGCGCTCAGTATCGTGACGAGGTGCTAACCCAACAACATCCTGGTCAGAGCTTTGGTGCTAATCTACCAAAAGACATTACTGCTGAGTTTGTGCGCAAAGAAGTGGCAGAAGGTCGTGCCATTATCCCATCTAATATTAACCACCCAGAATCTGAACCAATGATTATCGGGCGTAACTTCTTAGTCAAAGTGAACGCGAACATTGGTAACTCGTCGGTGACATCTTCAATCGAAGAAGAAGTAGAAAAGCTTGTATGGGCCACGCGTTGGGGTGGCGATACCGTTATGGATCTCTCTACCGGGCGCAACATCCACGAAACCCGTGAATGGATTTTACGTAATAGCCCGGTGCCAATTGGTACGGTGCCAATGTATCAGGCACTAGAAAAAGTAAATGGTATTGCGGAAAACCTAAACTGGGAAGTGATGCGTGACACCTTAATCGAGCAGGCAGAACAAGGCGTGGATTACTTTACCATTCACGCGGGCTTGTTACTTCGTTATGTTCCGATGACGGCAAAACGTGTTACTGGCATCGTTTCTCGTGGTGGCTCCATCATTGCTAAATGGTGTTTAGCGCATCATCAGGAGAGCTTCCTTTATACTCACTTCCGCGAAATCTGTGAAATCTGTGCTAAGTATGACGTTGCACTTTCATTAGGTGATGGACTACGTCCTGGCTCAGTAGCAGACGCTAATGACGAAGCACAATTTGCTGAATTAAGAACCCTTGGTGAGTTGACTAAGATTGCCTGGGAGTATGACGTACAGGTGATCATCGAAGGTCCAGGACATATCCCAATGCACATGATCAAAGAAAACATGGATCAGCAATTGGAACATTGTCATGAAGCGCCATTCTATACATTGGGTCCACTAACTACTGATATCGCACCTGGCTATGACCATATTACTTCCGGTATTGGTGCGGCGATGATTGGTTGGTATGGCTGTGCAATGTTGTGTTATGTCACACCTAAGGAACACTTAGGTCTGCCAAACAAGGAAGATGTGAAGACCGGCATGATCACCTACAAGCTGGCTGCACATGCTGCTGACTTGGCAAAAGGGCATCCAGGTGCACAGGTCCGTGATAATGCGCTATCTAAAGCACGTTTTGAATTCCGTTGGGAAGACCAGTTCAACTTATCATTGGACCCTGATACCGCGCGTTCTTTCCATGACGAAACACTGCCGCAAGAGTCTGGGAAAGTGGCTCACTTCTGTTCAATGTGTGGTCCTAAATTCTGCTCGATGAAGATTTCTCAGGAAGTAAGAGAATACGCGAAAGACACCGAGCAAGTTGCTGCTGATCAGGCGATTTCTATCAAAATGTTGGATGATCCGTTAGAAGGCATGCGTCAAAAGTCAGAAGAGTTTCGTGCCACAGGGTCAGAACTTTATCACCCAGCTGTACACGCTGAGGTGGATGAGTAA